The sequence CAGCGGCCTGCCGACGAGGTGCATGACAAAAGCTCCCACGAAGGCAGCGCAGGCAACCAGGACAAGACCGATGCCTGCTGCGGTCGCCAGGTGACTCGGCTCCCTTCGATGCTTTACTTTCTTCAAGGATTGCACAAAGTATAGAGTAGCACTGTTCTTTGCAGTGCGATATGGGGTAGCTCGCTCAGGTGACGGTTGCCAGAAATCTGAATCATGCAGGAGGAGAGAGGATGAAGAAGACAGCGTTTGCCCGTAGTGTCGTGTTGATGGTTGTTGCTGTAATGATCGTCACGGTCTTGACAGGATGCAAGACTCAGAGTGGAACACTCAACTGGGGGACAGACCCGACGTATGCGCCATTCGAGTACGCCGACGAAGCCAACAAGCCCACAGGGTTTGATGTCGAACTGATGGCAGCCATCGCAGCGAAGATGGGCCGGACCAGCAATTTAACCAGCGGGGCTTTTGACGGGCTTCTCCTTGCCCTGCAGGGAAAGAAGTTCGACGCGGTCTGCGCCGCCATGACGA comes from Coprothermobacter sp. and encodes:
- a CDS encoding basic amino acid ABC transporter substrate-binding protein, yielding MKKTAFARSVVLMVVAVMIVTVLTGCKTQSGTLNWGTDPTYAPFEYADEANKPTGFDVELMAAIAAKMGRTSNLTSGAFDGLLLALQGKKFDAVCAAMT